Below is a window of Pirellulales bacterium DNA.
GAAAAATTCGCGAGCGGATGCGGCTGGTGAAGAGCGACACCTATTGGGGCCGAGATGACGTGAAACTCAACACGATCGATGCATTGGTGATCGAATCGCCCACCACGGCCTTGAACCTCTACCTGACGGGAAAAGTGGACTGGATCACCGCTCCGCCGCCCGCGATTGTCCCGGAATTGCTTGCGGCGAAGCGCGACGATTTCCATCCGCTTCCGGAATTCACGATTTTTTTCTATCGGCTGAACCTGAAGCGTCCGCCGCTCGACAATAAGCTGGTTCGCCAGGCGCTGAACCTGGCGATGAACAAGCAAGCGATCGTGGATGGCGTGACGAGGGCCGGCGAGGTCGTGGCCCGCAGCATCGTGCCGCCGGTGATCCGCAATTATCCGCACTACACCGGATATCAGCCCGGCCTCTGCGGCGAATACGACCCGAAAAAAGCTGCCGAATTATTTGCGGCGGCGGGCTATCCCGGGGGCCGCGGGCTGAAAAAGATTCCCGTGCTCTGGAATTCCAACAGCGAGGTCCGGGGGATGGTTTCCGAAGTGATGCAACGCCAATGGAAAGAGACATTGGGGATCGACATCGGTCTGGAAAGTCAAGAGTGGCAAACCTACCTCAGCAGCACGCAAACAGGGGATTACTCGATTGCCGCCTGCGGCTGGATCGGCGACTATATCGACCCAAACACGTTCTTGGACATGTTCGTCACCGGCGGGGCCGACAACCAAACCGGCTGGAGCAACGCCAAATACGACGCATTGATCGCCGCCGCCGCCAAGGAGCAAGACGAGCAAAAACGCTTGCAGGATTTCCACGACGCCGAGCAGATCCTCATGGATGAAATGCCGGTGATCCCGGTGTTTGTATTGGTGACGCGGAACATGGTCCGGCCGTATGTGCATGGGTTCTTCGAAAACGCGCTCGACACGCATCCGCTGGGCCGGGTGTGGGTCGATGCGGCGGCTCGCAATCGGTTTATGCAGACGGAGGGGCCGCGTTGATCTGGTTCATCGTCAAGCGTCTGCTCTGGATGGTGCTCACCGTCTGGGTGGTGTTCACCGTATCGTTTCTGTTGATGCATGCCGCGCCCGGCGGGCCGTTCGACAGCGAGCGAAAGCTCCTGCCGGAAATCAAGGCCAATATCGAGCATCGCTATCATCTCGACGAGCCATTGCTTTCACAGTATTTCCACGAGATGTTTCGCGATCTGCACGGCGATTTGGGCTATAGCTACCGGCTGGGCGATTTTTCGGTGAACCAAATCATCGCCGCCGGCTTGCCACGCTCCGCCACGCTCGGAATTCTGGCGCTGGCGTTCGCCGTTACGCTCGGTTTTTCGGCCGGCGTGGTGTCGGCCGTGCGCCGCGGCGGCTTTTGGGATTTCACGCTGATGTCG
It encodes the following:
- a CDS encoding peptide ABC transporter substrate-binding protein; translated protein: MFFNPRNLIAWLALLALVGATVWALSFSPDAPADFTFANEAEVKSVDPAVVNGQLEGRIVDCLFEGLTRWDPKTLEPRPGVAESWDISPDKKTYTFHLRHDARWSDGSRFTAADFLYSHRRALDPQTGCTYSYIYYTIKNARKYNTLRVEPGDPVEIERDDRPPGALEYARGKLLHGKLLSVDPPFPKDEASGGDDDSAPPKRAYVVEIDGKKRTFRPGGDSEGCKTVLLDFKQVGLKALDDYTYQITLENPTAYFLQVTGMFPLYPVQQKCVETFGYPGWVSTEHLVSNGPFRIGSRKIRERMRLVKSDTYWGRDDVKLNTIDALVIESPTTALNLYLTGKVDWITAPPPAIVPELLAAKRDDFHPLPEFTIFFYRLNLKRPPLDNKLVRQALNLAMNKQAIVDGVTRAGEVVARSIVPPVIRNYPHYTGYQPGLCGEYDPKKAAELFAAAGYPGGRGLKKIPVLWNSNSEVRGMVSEVMQRQWKETLGIDIGLESQEWQTYLSSTQTGDYSIAACGWIGDYIDPNTFLDMFVTGGADNQTGWSNAKYDALIAAAAKEQDEQKRLQDFHDAEQILMDEMPVIPVFVLVTRNMVRPYVHGFFENALDTHPLGRVWVDAAARNRFMQTEGPR